One Candidatus Spechtbacteria bacterium DNA window includes the following coding sequences:
- the uvrB gene encoding excinuclease ABC subunit UvrB, with amino-acid sequence MKFKLVSPFSPTGDQPQAIKQLSEGVLTGKKHQVLLGVTGSGKTFTVASVIEKVQKPTLVMSPNKTLAWQLYQEFKEFFPDNAVEYFVSYYDYYQPEAYIPQSDTYIEKDARVNEKIDQMRHQSVQSLLTRNDVIVIASVSCIYNLGSPKEYQAVSVRIAQGQNISRQQFLHELVRLGYTRNDIAPGPGNFSAKGAQVKVHPSTGLNVVQIEFDKNTVSKIAMVDDTKMLKLSFNELVEAKLQHLVDTVSIFPAHFWITPEEKLRIAIVNIKQELQTALANLRAQGKLLEAQRLESRTNYDIELIEQTGWCHGIENYSSHLEFRPEGSSPYTLLDYLAESQKDFLTIIDESHLAVPQVGGMYFGDKARKTTLVDYGFRLPSAKDNRPLKFSEFEDRIGQRVYVSATPGHYEYDEIKIQDEEQSLLGRTDPPNASLVEQVIRPTGLVDPSIEIRPTENQMRDAIAEIEKRIAKGQRSLVVTITKRLAEDIAEYLAEENITAAYLHSEIHTLERPKILRDLRLGVYDVLVGINLLREGLDLPETSLVVIFDADKEGFLRNETTLVQTMGRAARHLEGHVIMYADQVTGSMKRAISEVDRRRKIQIAYNEEHNITPRGVEKKIYDMPDGLNQEEENEEDYSPVQKLDAGAQKEIEKQMKIAAKNLDFEKAAKLRDKLNRTAL; translated from the coding sequence ATGAAATTCAAACTTGTCTCCCCATTTAGTCCCACCGGCGACCAACCCCAAGCAATCAAACAATTGTCCGAGGGCGTTTTGACTGGAAAGAAACATCAGGTTCTGCTTGGCGTTACAGGATCAGGTAAAACATTTACCGTGGCTTCGGTGATTGAAAAAGTACAAAAACCGACGCTGGTTATGTCACCCAACAAAACTCTCGCGTGGCAGCTGTATCAGGAGTTCAAGGAATTTTTTCCGGACAACGCTGTGGAATATTTTGTCAGCTATTACGACTATTATCAGCCGGAAGCATATATACCCCAGAGCGATACATACATAGAAAAGGACGCGCGTGTTAACGAAAAAATCGACCAGATGCGCCACCAGTCAGTGCAAAGTCTTTTAACTCGCAATGATGTTATAGTCATCGCTTCTGTGTCGTGCATCTATAACCTTGGCTCTCCCAAAGAATATCAAGCTGTTAGCGTGCGCATCGCGCAGGGGCAAAATATATCACGCCAACAATTCTTGCACGAGCTGGTGCGTTTAGGATACACGCGAAATGACATTGCTCCGGGCCCGGGAAATTTCAGCGCTAAAGGCGCGCAAGTAAAAGTGCATCCTTCAACCGGCCTTAATGTAGTACAGATAGAATTTGATAAGAATACTGTAAGTAAAATCGCGATGGTAGATGATACGAAGATGTTGAAGCTTAGCTTCAACGAGCTCGTTGAAGCTAAGCTTCAACATCTTGTGGACACAGTATCAATCTTCCCAGCGCACTTTTGGATAACGCCGGAAGAAAAACTGCGTATTGCAATTGTAAATATAAAACAAGAATTGCAAACAGCTCTGGCGAATTTGCGCGCGCAAGGAAAACTGCTTGAAGCGCAACGCCTGGAAAGCCGCACCAATTACGACATTGAGCTGATTGAGCAAACAGGCTGGTGCCACGGCATTGAAAACTATTCTTCGCACTTGGAGTTCCGCCCGGAAGGTTCTTCGCCCTACACTTTGCTTGATTATCTCGCCGAGTCACAAAAAGATTTTCTCACGATTATAGACGAATCACATCTTGCAGTCCCGCAGGTTGGCGGCATGTATTTTGGTGACAAAGCTAGAAAAACGACATTGGTTGATTATGGCTTTCGATTGCCTTCAGCCAAAGACAATCGACCGCTTAAGTTTAGCGAATTTGAGGATCGTATTGGCCAGAGAGTATATGTAAGCGCCACGCCCGGGCACTACGAATACGACGAAATAAAAATACAGGACGAGGAACAGTCTCTTTTAGGAAGGACCGACCCTCCTAATGCCTCGCTGGTGGAACAGGTCATCCGCCCGACCGGCCTTGTTGACCCATCGATAGAAATTCGCCCCACAGAAAACCAGATGAGAGACGCGATTGCGGAAATTGAAAAGCGTATCGCCAAAGGCCAGCGTTCTCTCGTAGTTACTATTACAAAGCGCCTCGCTGAAGATATTGCGGAATACTTGGCAGAGGAAAATATTACGGCCGCCTATCTGCACTCGGAAATCCACACGCTGGAACGGCCAAAAATTTTGCGCGATTTACGCCTTGGCGTGTATGACGTTTTGGTGGGAATAAATCTTTTGCGCGAGGGATTGGACTTACCAGAAACCTCTCTTGTAGTTATTTTTGACGCGGATAAAGAAGGATTTTTGCGCAACGAAACAACGCTTGTGCAAACTATGGGTCGCGCCGCGCGCCATCTTGAGGGGCACGTAATTATGTACGCCGACCAAGTCACCGGCTCCATGAAACGCGCTATATCCGAAGTTGACCGCAGACGAAAAATCCAGATTGCCTACAACGAAGAACACAACATCACCCCTAGAGGAGTAGAAAAGAAGATATATGATATGCCGGACGGGCTTAATCAAGAGGAAGAAAATGAAGAAGATTACTCCCCTGTCCAGAAACTAGATGCCGGCGCGCAAAAGGAGATTGAAAAGCAAATGAAAATAGCGGCCAAAAATTTGGACTTTGAGAAGGCGGCGAAGTTAAGAGACAAACTCAATAGAACCGCTTTATAA
- the rpsT gene encoding 30S ribosomal protein S20, with product MPITKSAKKALRQSAKRREHNSSAKKAMKNAIKDLKKLVREGKTEEARKQLPAVYKVLDKSAKTNLIKKNTAARYKSRIAKSVAK from the coding sequence ATGCCTATTACTAAATCAGCTAAAAAAGCTTTGCGACAAAGCGCCAAGCGACGCGAGCACAATTCGTCTGCCAAAAAAGCGATGAAAAACGCTATTAAGGACCTAAAGAAGCTCGTCCGCGAAGGCAAAACAGAAGAAGCTAGAAAACAGCTTCCGGCAGTATACAAAGTGCTTGATAAGTCGGCTAAAACCAATCTTATTAAGAAAAATACTGCGGCGCGCTACAAGTCACGCATTGCAAAATCCGTGGCAAAATAG
- the holA gene encoding DNA polymerase III subunit delta, translated as MIIFLHGPDTYRSRAKMREFVGAYRSKYGSGLAESTIYAPQDGFGIFWERFGDRSLFAPKRLIVVERALESKDFLRDLGANKNHAAIADDTQAFIVFWDEALASSVKESSVIEKIAEKKQEFSFLRGPAFRAWVLKLAEAHGILFEPKALTLFSQWREGDSWQTANDIQKLRAYAEGGTIKQSDVEMLAPPPQQVQIFSTIDALFAGDVKNSLSQIESHIKAGDDPLYLLAMIARQMRVVTALKSQSEGVAKNPFNKKGFLAGVHPFVLRKTSHMARRISWQSAQDLMQAVHETDVLIKQGALDPQLGVELLALRVASAFSGALADTRGQSQKLSAFFRV; from the coding sequence ATGATTATCTTTCTGCACGGACCAGACACATATCGCTCGCGAGCTAAAATGCGTGAGTTTGTTGGGGCATATAGGAGTAAATATGGCAGCGGTCTCGCAGAGTCCACTATCTATGCGCCGCAAGACGGTTTTGGTATTTTTTGGGAGCGTTTCGGCGACAGATCTTTATTTGCGCCAAAGCGTCTTATTGTTGTGGAGCGCGCGCTTGAAAGCAAGGATTTCTTGCGCGACTTGGGGGCGAATAAAAACCACGCCGCCATTGCCGATGACACGCAGGCATTTATTGTTTTCTGGGATGAAGCGCTGGCAAGCTCGGTGAAGGAATCCTCTGTGATAGAAAAGATAGCTGAAAAAAAACAGGAATTTTCTTTTTTACGCGGTCCCGCGTTTCGCGCATGGGTGTTAAAGCTTGCCGAGGCGCACGGTATTTTGTTTGAGCCAAAAGCGTTAACGCTATTTAGCCAGTGGCGTGAAGGTGATTCATGGCAGACGGCTAACGACATTCAAAAACTTCGTGCCTATGCTGAGGGTGGGACTATAAAACAATCTGACGTGGAGATGCTTGCCCCACCGCCCCAACAAGTACAAATTTTTTCAACAATAGACGCTCTTTTTGCGGGTGATGTAAAGAATAGTTTGTCGCAAATTGAAAGCCATATTAAAGCAGGGGATGATCCTCTTTACCTGCTTGCCATGATCGCGCGGCAGATGCGTGTTGTCACTGCGCTAAAATCGCAGAGTGAGGGGGTAGCCAAAAACCCTTTCAACAAGAAAGGGTTTTTGGCTGGCGTTCATCCATTTGTTCTTCGCAAAACATCTCATATGGCAAGGCGCATTTCGTGGCAGTCTGCTCAAGATTTAATGCAGGCGGTGCATGAAACAGACGTGTTAATAAAACAAGGAGCTCTAGACCCGCAGTTGGGTGTAGAGCTCCTTGCGCTTCGTGTCGCCAGTGCCTTTAGCGGGGCACTCGCTGACACACGCGGACAGTCGCAGAAATTGTCTGCGTTTTTCCGCGTTTAG
- a CDS encoding helix-turn-helix transcriptional regulator yields MKPFEKPSRNMQLLGQYLKSLRLDFGLSMHEIARRTSLTPSYISKIESGAVFQSITVQTLQEFAKAYNLPVQLILERAGFIEESADGLPALGAYLKSKHRAPHQAVQEMELAWEIIKKKYLLDRTQ; encoded by the coding sequence ATGAAACCTTTTGAAAAACCATCACGAAACATGCAGTTATTGGGCCAGTATCTTAAATCCTTGCGCCTTGATTTTGGGCTAAGCATGCACGAGATAGCACGCCGCACTTCTCTCACTCCAAGCTATATATCTAAAATTGAATCTGGCGCGGTATTTCAATCAATCACAGTGCAAACACTTCAAGAGTTTGCTAAGGCATACAACTTGCCCGTGCAGCTCATTTTGGAGCGCGCTGGTTTTATCGAAGAATCTGCCGATGGCCTGCCAGCCCTCGGCGCATACCTTAAATCCAAACACCGTGCGCCGCACCAGGCGGTGCAGGAAATGGAATTGGCGTGGGAAATAATCAAGAAGAAATATTTATTGGATCGTACTCAATAA
- a CDS encoding DUF3048 domain-containing protein, translated as MATIGAGLIGAAGIFIIPNRIMVFDKALEEKNNAPVAKDVPEIILPISSLRGEPCPPSPKATEGQGESAGRRPFAVMMAEDQVARPLSGIGLADVVIEMPVITNGINRMMALFQCSLSSEIGSVRSARHDFIPLAAGFDAIFVHWGGSHYALDELKLNVIDRIDALVNPFNTFWRKSYVRAPHNGFTSVDNMLRAAQGLDYSLTSTFAGYARISNEGRNDKSGTLKIYYPARVDYAYDPSSGKYLRSRSNMKEVDALTQQQVSADVVVVMFAPSHQLEKDYNTVAVTGEGDALVFQKGIRQEAKWRKDARKLSSPLEFLDKDGKQVFLVRGTMWIQIADPGTRVDWIGE; from the coding sequence TTGGCAACAATAGGCGCGGGGCTTATCGGCGCGGCGGGTATTTTTATTATTCCCAACAGGATTATGGTGTTTGACAAGGCGCTGGAAGAAAAAAATAATGCGCCCGTAGCAAAAGATGTGCCAGAAATAATTTTACCAATAAGTTCTCTACGCGGCGAGCCGTGCCCTCCTTCGCCTAAAGCTACGGAAGGGCAAGGCGAGAGCGCGGGACGCAGGCCGTTTGCCGTGATGATGGCCGAAGATCAGGTCGCTCGTCCGCTTTCAGGTATTGGGTTGGCTGATGTTGTTATTGAAATGCCGGTGATTACAAATGGCATTAACCGCATGATGGCGCTTTTTCAATGTAGTTTGTCGTCAGAAATAGGGTCTGTTCGTTCCGCGCGCCACGATTTTATTCCGCTTGCCGCGGGTTTTGACGCGATATTTGTTCATTGGGGAGGGTCGCACTACGCGTTAGACGAATTAAAATTGAATGTTATAGATCGTATCGATGCTTTAGTGAACCCATTTAACACATTCTGGCGTAAATCATATGTGAGAGCGCCGCATAACGGCTTTACGTCGGTTGATAATATGTTGCGTGCGGCGCAGGGATTGGATTATAGTCTAACATCTACATTTGCAGGATATGCCCGTATCTCAAACGAAGGGAGAAACGATAAAAGCGGCACACTGAAGATTTATTATCCCGCCCGCGTTGATTACGCCTATGATCCATCCTCGGGTAAATATTTACGTTCACGCAGTAATATGAAAGAAGTTGACGCGTTGACGCAGCAACAAGTTAGCGCGGATGTTGTGGTTGTGATGTTCGCGCCGTCACACCAACTAGAGAAAGATTACAATACGGTGGCGGTGACGGGCGAGGGAGACGCGCTGGTTTTTCAGAAAGGAATAAGGCAGGAAGCTAAATGGCGTAAAGATGCCAGAAAACTTTCAAGCCCGTTAGAGTTTTTAGATAAAGATGGCAAACAAGTATTTTTAGTAAGGGGTACTATGTGGATTCAAATTGCCGATCCCGGGACTAGGGTTGATTGGATAGGAGAATAA
- the lepB gene encoding signal peptidase I, with protein sequence MQYISEKMLNALRDRRLLYLIITAAIILAAGGFLLTKKSHETACITREASDNVKGVSMVPLLKDGQKVHSLYGYYSCNPVQRGDVAILAFATRDDLLIKKIGAVPGDEISFQGENALLNGTPLVNSAGQKYVFSSISSNILSKQLQDGKVQNDLYLILGDEIDASSFDSRRFGFVAKDHLEGRVIY encoded by the coding sequence ATGCAATATATTAGCGAAAAAATGCTTAACGCATTGCGCGATAGAAGGCTTCTGTATCTAATCATTACAGCCGCTATTATCCTAGCCGCAGGGGGGTTTTTGTTGACGAAGAAGAGCCATGAAACCGCATGCATAACCAGAGAGGCAAGCGATAACGTTAAAGGTGTTTCCATGGTCCCGTTATTAAAAGATGGGCAGAAAGTACACTCGCTTTATGGTTACTATTCGTGCAATCCAGTACAAAGAGGAGATGTGGCTATTCTTGCATTCGCTACGCGAGATGACTTATTGATTAAAAAGATTGGCGCGGTGCCAGGCGATGAAATTTCTTTCCAAGGAGAGAATGCGCTTCTCAACGGCACGCCGCTTGTAAATTCGGCTGGTCAAAAATACGTTTTTTCTTCAATTTCTTCAAACATTCTCTCCAAACAACTTCAAGACGGCAAAGTCCAGAATGATTTGTATTTAATTTTAGGAGACGAGATTGATGCTAGCTCCTTTGATTCGCGACGGTTCGGGTTTGTCGCAAAAGACCATCTCGAAGGAAGGGTTATTTATTAA
- a CDS encoding response regulator has product MSEKTDSFDTTKSTAVLVVEDDQFLRDLIVHKLIEEGFTVFEAIDGEEGLNKALNNKPQIILLDIILPGIDGFEVLRQLKQKKETENIPVIVLSNLGQEDDVERARALGAKDYLVKAQFTPAEIIEKIKKDL; this is encoded by the coding sequence ATGAGTGAAAAAACAGATAGTTTTGATACAACCAAATCTACAGCAGTTCTTGTTGTTGAAGACGATCAATTTCTTAGAGATCTTATTGTTCATAAGCTTATTGAAGAGGGTTTTACTGTCTTCGAGGCGATTGATGGGGAGGAGGGATTAAATAAGGCGCTCAACAACAAGCCGCAGATTATTTTGCTTGATATAATTTTGCCGGGCATTGACGGTTTCGAGGTTCTTCGCCAGCTTAAACAGAAAAAAGAGACAGAGAACATTCCCGTCATTGTGCTTTCTAATTTGGGACAAGAAGATGACGTTGAGCGCGCTCGAGCGCTGGGCGCTAAAGATTATCTAGTTAAGGCACAGTTCACACCGGCTGAAATCATTGAAAAAATTAAAAAAGATTTATAG
- the tsaE gene encoding tRNA (adenosine(37)-N6)-threonylcarbamoyltransferase complex ATPase subunit type 1 TsaE, with protein sequence MEYISNSPLETQKIAARFIIDAIKRPRSGALCVGLEGELGAGKTTFTQGIAKGLGITRIVQSPTFIIMRPLVLPKTLHGISTFYHFDWYRLSSPSDIKILEWDEIISNTSHLVLVEWADKFPSLYPEGMIQIYFSIKDSARKISFL encoded by the coding sequence ATGGAATATATATCGAATAGTCCGCTAGAAACACAGAAGATTGCCGCAAGGTTTATTATAGATGCTATTAAGCGTCCTAGGTCAGGCGCTCTTTGTGTTGGACTTGAGGGGGAGCTTGGAGCAGGTAAAACAACCTTCACGCAAGGCATAGCAAAAGGACTCGGTATTACGAGGATCGTCCAGAGCCCAACTTTTATTATTATGAGGCCTCTTGTACTGCCAAAAACACTACACGGTATTTCCACGTTTTATCACTTTGATTGGTATAGACTTTCTAGCCCATCAGATATCAAAATTCTTGAGTGGGATGAAATTATTAGTAATACTTCACATCTTGTGTTGGTTGAGTGGGCAGATAAATTTCCTTCGCTTTACCCCGAGGGAATGATACAAATTTATTTTTCTATTAAGGATAGCGCTAGGAAAATATCATTTTTGTAA
- a CDS encoding type II/IV secretion system protein has protein sequence MESPFVIPKEQQREQEHEITSLRAKEEEEFAKKLAEDLNLPYINLSFVPIQQEAVQIIPKDEAREAEIAIIQKTGRVIQIVARDPRNKNAKNIIDSLKNQYIRVTIFVVSETSLKKAWGQYPKSTGKTKITGEVSISPNAVKSLRESIHSWDDLRQNLSTLSEERVSSVLEMILAGALNLRASDVHIETQDKDRSVLRLRIDGILHNITEISPHAQRLLLSRVKLLSGMKLNIKNTSQDGRFSLASGEDQIEIRSSALPGEYGENIVLRVLDPASLKSVADLGFRQNLFELIDSQIHQPNGMILVTGPTGSGKTTTLYAFLKTLATPEVKIITLEDPVEYHLEGITQTQVDPKHNYTFASGLRSILRQDPDIILVGEIRDDETADTAIHASLTGHLVFSTLHTNDAAGAIPRLMSLGGDPAVLGSALHMIIAQRLVRVLCAACKKSYTPTKEEMAYIQDVINSLPIQFPKPVFSVTDSLYIPVGCEECTATGYRGRIGVFEILPMTPELEQLIQKHPTIAQIKDLAYSIGVTTMEQDGVLNVIAGNTTIEEVKRVMGEE, from the coding sequence ATGGAATCTCCGTTTGTAATACCAAAAGAACAACAACGCGAACAAGAGCATGAAATAACCTCTTTACGCGCCAAGGAAGAGGAAGAATTTGCAAAAAAACTTGCGGAAGATTTGAATCTGCCTTATATCAATCTTTCTTTTGTCCCCATTCAGCAGGAAGCGGTACAAATTATTCCTAAAGACGAAGCGCGAGAAGCTGAAATTGCTATCATCCAAAAAACCGGACGTGTAATTCAGATAGTCGCTCGAGACCCGCGCAATAAAAACGCGAAAAATATTATTGACTCACTAAAAAACCAATATATTCGCGTTACTATATTTGTTGTCTCCGAAACAAGTCTTAAAAAGGCGTGGGGGCAATATCCAAAATCAACAGGGAAAACAAAGATTACCGGCGAAGTAAGCATCTCCCCCAATGCGGTCAAAAGCCTGCGAGAATCAATTCATTCCTGGGATGATTTGCGCCAAAACCTCTCAACGCTTTCCGAAGAGCGGGTATCTAGTGTTCTTGAGATGATTCTTGCTGGGGCGCTTAACTTACGAGCGTCGGATGTGCATATTGAGACACAAGATAAAGATCGCTCCGTCCTACGCTTGCGCATCGATGGAATCCTTCACAATATCACGGAGATATCCCCTCACGCCCAACGACTATTGCTTTCTCGTGTTAAATTATTATCTGGCATGAAATTAAATATCAAGAACACATCGCAGGATGGACGCTTTTCTCTAGCGTCTGGTGAGGATCAAATAGAAATTAGATCTTCCGCGCTTCCCGGAGAATATGGAGAAAATATAGTCTTGAGAGTACTAGATCCGGCTTCACTAAAATCTGTGGCTGATTTAGGCTTCCGCCAAAATTTATTTGAACTTATAGATTCTCAAATCCACCAGCCAAACGGCATGATACTTGTAACAGGCCCGACGGGATCAGGAAAAACTACCACGCTATATGCTTTTTTAAAAACACTAGCTACTCCTGAGGTAAAAATCATTACGCTTGAAGATCCCGTAGAATACCATTTGGAAGGAATTACTCAGACACAGGTTGACCCAAAACACAATTATACGTTTGCTAGCGGTCTGCGTTCCATACTGCGCCAAGATCCGGATATTATTCTTGTTGGAGAAATTCGTGACGACGAGACGGCCGATACTGCAATTCACGCCTCGCTTACAGGCCACCTTGTTTTTTCAACACTGCACACAAACGATGCTGCTGGCGCTATTCCCCGCCTTATGTCGCTTGGCGGAGACCCCGCCGTTTTAGGATCTGCGCTTCATATGATTATCGCTCAACGATTAGTACGCGTGCTTTGCGCGGCTTGCAAAAAATCATATACGCCGACTAAAGAGGAGATGGCATATATTCAAGACGTTATCAATTCGCTTCCTATACAATTTCCCAAGCCGGTTTTCTCGGTAACAGATTCGCTGTATATACCGGTAGGTTGTGAGGAATGTACGGCAACTGGTTATCGCGGAAGAATTGGTGTTTTTGAAATTTTGCCGATGACACCAGAACTTGAACAACTAATTCAAAAACATCCTACAATCGCACAAATTAAAGATTTAGCTTATTCTATTGGCGTTACAACTATGGAACAAGATGGAGTGCTTAATGTGATTGCCGGTAATACAACTATTGAAGAAGTTAAGAGAGTTATGGGAGAGGAATAG
- the ruvB gene encoding Holliday junction branch migration DNA helicase RuvB, whose amino-acid sequence MSDDPLLSKNHLSEDVTLDLALRPHSWDDYIGQTNTKNNLRVFIEAAKKRSDPLDHVLIYGPPGLGKTTLAHLIARELGTSIKLTSGPAIERVGDLASILTNLTPGEVLFIDEAHRLNKTIEEVLYPAMENRTLDIILGKGPSARTIQLELPPFTLIAATTRIGLLSSPLRSRFGITLHVEYYSHEDIGQILTRSARMLGIQSRGNALPLIARSSRSTPRVANRLIKRVRDYADVRGEGIITPEIVKHSLNMLEVDELGLETTDRRILEIIINKFRGGPVGISTLAAGTSEEEDTIEEVYEPYLLQLGFIERTPRGRIATPLAYQHLGIDPVRNNSAETLQTRVSNANETSNEVDITNQNQQNLF is encoded by the coding sequence ATGTCCGACGATCCATTATTATCAAAAAATCACCTATCTGAAGACGTGACCCTCGATCTGGCTCTCCGCCCTCACTCTTGGGACGACTATATCGGCCAAACAAACACTAAAAACAATTTGCGCGTGTTTATTGAGGCCGCCAAAAAAAGAAGCGATCCTCTTGATCATGTGCTTATTTACGGGCCCCCGGGTCTTGGCAAAACGACCCTGGCCCATCTTATCGCTAGAGAATTAGGTACATCGATTAAACTAACCTCTGGCCCGGCAATTGAGCGTGTTGGCGACCTTGCTTCAATCCTCACCAATCTTACGCCCGGCGAAGTTCTTTTTATTGATGAAGCGCACCGTCTAAATAAAACAATTGAAGAGGTGTTGTACCCCGCGATGGAAAATCGCACGCTTGATATTATTCTCGGAAAGGGTCCCTCTGCGCGAACAATTCAACTTGAGCTCCCCCCGTTTACGCTCATTGCGGCAACAACACGCATCGGCCTGCTCTCATCTCCCTTACGATCTCGCTTTGGCATAACGCTGCATGTAGAATACTACAGCCATGAGGATATTGGCCAGATACTTACTAGGTCAGCGCGAATGCTGGGCATACAGAGCAGGGGCAATGCACTGCCTTTAATTGCTAGATCTAGCAGATCCACTCCTCGCGTAGCAAATAGACTTATTAAAAGAGTGCGTGATTATGCTGATGTGCGCGGCGAAGGTATTATTACACCAGAAATTGTAAAGCACTCGCTTAATATGCTTGAAGTAGACGAGCTGGGGCTTGAAACAACAGATAGACGAATTTTGGAAATTATTATAAACAAATTTCGCGGCGGGCCTGTTGGCATCTCTACTCTTGCCGCAGGCACCTCGGAAGAAGAGGATACAATTGAAGAAGTATACGAGCCATACCTTCTCCAACTCGGATTTATCGAACGCACGCCGCGCGGACGCATCGCCACCCCCCTCGCCTATCAACACCTCGGTATTGACCCAGTTAGAAACAACTCCGCGGAAACCTTGCAGACTCGTGTTAGTAATGCTAATGAAACTTCTAATGAGGTTGACATTACAAACCAAAACCAACAAAATCTGTTCTAG
- a CDS encoding YebC/PmpR family DNA-binding transcriptional regulator → MSGHSHWAGIKHKKEANDKKRAQVFAKAARLITVAARVGGGDVNMNATLRTAIEKARSLNMPKDNIDRAIKKGVGGIDGEQFEETTMEAYGPAGTALLIKVITDNKNRTLADVRHVLNQHQGKIAEGGSVQWLFDRTIVFSLQLPAGQSKDDFELSVIDAGATDTEWDEDTLFAYCAPDHAETLRVNLEKQGVIIQSSELEMRAKTETAVDTPTEEQLRKLLEALDDLDDVQSVYSNVAFTE, encoded by the coding sequence ATGTCTGGACACTCCCATTGGGCAGGTATTAAACACAAAAAAGAAGCTAACGACAAAAAACGAGCTCAGGTCTTTGCTAAAGCCGCTCGCTTAATTACTGTCGCCGCGCGTGTTGGCGGGGGTGATGTTAATATGAACGCCACACTTCGTACTGCGATTGAAAAAGCGCGAAGTCTTAACATGCCTAAAGACAACATTGATCGCGCTATTAAAAAAGGCGTTGGAGGTATTGATGGTGAGCAATTCGAAGAAACAACTATGGAGGCATACGGACCTGCTGGAACCGCCCTTCTTATTAAGGTTATTACCGACAACAAGAACAGAACCCTTGCCGACGTAAGACACGTGCTTAATCAGCACCAAGGCAAAATAGCAGAGGGGGGAAGCGTGCAGTGGTTGTTTGATAGAACGATTGTATTTTCACTTCAATTGCCAGCCGGTCAATCTAAAGATGATTTTGAATTGTCGGTTATAGATGCCGGAGCAACAGACACGGAGTGGGACGAGGATACGCTTTTTGCATACTGCGCTCCAGATCATGCGGAAACCTTGCGAGTTAATCTTGAAAAACAGGGTGTAATAATTCAATCTTCAGAGCTTGAGATGCGCGCTAAAACAGAGACTGCCGTAGACACCCCTACTGAAGAACAGTTGCGCAAACTTTTGGAAGCGCTTGATGATTTGGATGATGTACAGAGCGTTTACAGTAATGTAGCTTTTACTGAATAA
- the ruvC gene encoding crossover junction endodeoxyribonuclease RuvC: protein MRVLGIDPGTARVGFGVVEKSTRGAVHIASGCITTSAKTDPTERLATIFTQTQQLIETYKPQLFGIEDLFYFKNQKTIIQVGQARGVLLLAATLAKIPVCSYTPLQIKQAVTGYGQADKNQVQKMVQKLLGLESIPRPDDAADGLAIAICCLHSCL, encoded by the coding sequence ATTAGAGTACTCGGAATTGATCCTGGCACCGCGCGCGTAGGTTTTGGTGTTGTAGAAAAAAGCACTAGAGGCGCTGTTCATATTGCGTCTGGATGCATTACCACATCCGCCAAAACAGATCCGACTGAACGCCTGGCAACGATATTTACCCAAACTCAACAACTTATTGAAACTTACAAACCTCAATTATTCGGAATTGAAGATTTATTTTACTTTAAAAATCAAAAAACTATCATTCAGGTAGGACAAGCGCGCGGCGTTCTGCTCCTTGCCGCCACTCTTGCAAAAATCCCTGTTTGTTCGTATACTCCCCTGCAGATTAAACAGGCTGTCACCGGCTATGGCCAGGCTGATAAGAACCAGGTCCAAAAGATGGTTCAAAAACTCCTGGGGCTTGAAAGCATACCTCGTCCCGATGATGCGGCCGATGGTCTTGCGATTGCAATATGCTGTCTCCATTCTTGTTTATAG